One stretch of Geoalkalibacter ferrihydriticus DSM 17813 DNA includes these proteins:
- a CDS encoding response regulator encodes MKCLIVEDDHPSSLIMGKMISRYGSFDAVVNGTEAIERFRIAHESGSPYDLILMDIMMPETDGLRSALAIREIEAHRNISLTDRVKVIMTTALDDPRTVMKALYESDANSYLVKPIRLQKLEDELRALNLIS; translated from the coding sequence ATGAAGTGTTTAATAGTTGAAGATGATCATCCTTCTAGCCTGATAATGGGGAAAATGATATCCAGATACGGCTCCTTTGATGCCGTTGTTAACGGCACTGAGGCGATTGAGCGGTTCCGGATTGCCCATGAGTCCGGCAGCCCCTATGACCTGATTTTAATGGACATAATGATGCCTGAAACCGATGGCTTGCGGTCCGCGCTGGCGATCAGGGAAATTGAAGCACACAGAAACATCTCTTTGACGGACAGGGTAAAGGTCATCATGACGACTGCACTGGATGACCCTCGCACGGTCATGAAAGCATTATACGAGTCAGATGCCAATTCGTATCTTGTCAAACCTATCAGATTGCAGAAACTTGAGGATGAATTGCGGGCGCTAAATCTTATTTCTTAA
- a CDS encoding biliverdin-producing heme oxygenase, producing the protein MEYKPQNLMDRLKHETQLLHTRLENLPFFAALANGTLPLASYMNQLRAFATAFGTLEHAKTSLQEPAIRALLEVGESRFTHLLRDLGCFGDKMIPEIIGVKCHADAMAARIRLLGLEDPVALLGYVYVLQGTTLGNRVHLPDIQRICTVEKTGGDEFYTGYGDRTDEFWHVFASLMNSFGWGDETNERILTAAREAFCFLEDIHTALFPLPEADSMMFSATSINPEAGNHAVPSDKRELVAALTAGRLCREEFPYFEARYGDRGNRFTDSDAAWLATLAQLTPPLIISQTAWLGGVLASRGMPRITLERQLIYLYEELVKAVPDKQSDYSRLMEAVLWLKNERLRHISAETFDTLCHAFAAMTDGESGGRMKGTGLIIVSAVSDEKAGIAAAVASVESWLTDVERFSAKWCTAVRETIAQARSVAV; encoded by the coding sequence ATGGAGTATAAGCCTCAAAATTTGATGGACCGTCTAAAACATGAGACGCAACTGCTACACACCCGGCTGGAAAATCTACCATTTTTTGCGGCCCTCGCTAATGGAACCCTACCGCTTGCCTCATACATGAATCAACTCCGAGCATTCGCAACAGCATTCGGTACACTCGAGCATGCAAAAACATCCTTACAGGAGCCGGCCATTCGTGCACTGCTTGAAGTCGGAGAGAGTCGGTTCACGCATCTTCTGCGCGACCTTGGTTGTTTTGGCGATAAGATGATTCCGGAAATCATCGGCGTAAAGTGCCATGCTGATGCCATGGCAGCCAGAATACGGCTTCTGGGTTTAGAAGACCCAGTAGCCTTGCTGGGTTATGTGTATGTCCTGCAAGGTACCACACTGGGCAACCGGGTTCACCTTCCGGACATACAACGAATATGCACTGTAGAAAAGACAGGTGGAGATGAGTTTTATACAGGATATGGCGATCGAACCGATGAATTTTGGCATGTCTTTGCCAGTCTCATGAACAGTTTTGGCTGGGGGGATGAAACAAACGAACGGATTCTCACCGCAGCCCGTGAGGCATTCTGTTTTCTGGAAGACATCCACACCGCTCTCTTTCCGTTGCCTGAAGCCGACAGCATGATGTTTTCTGCTACCAGCATAAATCCGGAAGCAGGAAACCATGCCGTGCCATCTGATAAACGAGAACTGGTGGCGGCACTAACGGCAGGACGTTTATGCCGCGAGGAATTCCCCTATTTTGAAGCACGATATGGTGATCGCGGGAATCGTTTCACTGATAGTGATGCCGCCTGGCTGGCAACACTTGCACAACTCACCCCTCCACTCATAATCTCTCAAACTGCCTGGCTCGGAGGCGTTCTTGCCAGTCGGGGCATGCCACGCATCACCTTGGAGCGCCAGCTTATCTACCTTTATGAAGAATTGGTAAAGGCTGTTCCTGACAAACAGTCTGACTATAGCCGGCTCATGGAAGCGGTACTGTGGCTTAAAAATGAACGTCTCAGGCACATCTCCGCAGAAACGTTCGACACTTTATGTCATGCCTTTGCTGCGATGACGGATGGTGAATCAGGCGGAAGAATGAAAGGAACGGGTTTAATCATCGTTTCGGCTGTCAGCGATGAAAAAGCCGGAATAGCCGCAGCTGTTGCAAGTGTCGAGTCGTGGCTGACAGATGTTGAACGTTTCAGCGCGAAATGGTGTACGGCGGTGCGAGAGACAATTGCCCAGGCTCGATCAGTTGCGGTTTAG
- a CDS encoding GSU3529 family protein: protein MTVFDRLKEALDAAQAEQDLPDYLAQQIRYLIENQENYSGRENELADLAEKITLYDTYGQTGYIGMGVNNVILGNALERLL, encoded by the coding sequence ATGACCGTATTTGACCGTTTAAAGGAGGCCTTGGACGCCGCCCAGGCCGAACAGGACTTGCCGGACTACCTGGCACAGCAGATAAGGTATCTTATTGAGAATCAAGAGAATTACAGTGGCAGGGAGAACGAACTGGCCGATCTGGCCGAAAAAATCACCCTATACGACACCTATGGCCAGACAGGGTACATTGGAATGGGCGTCAACAATGTCATTCTCGGAAACGCCCTGGAGAGACTGCTTTAA
- a CDS encoding GSU3529 family protein: MSQLFRDLEEATNQQYRHGELPKWLADPVLAVAGNPETYQEKEYLVEILLAQVREYDVYAEAGCCKWAYDHEDIARTLRWLEEEK; the protein is encoded by the coding sequence ATGAGTCAGCTATTCAGAGATCTGGAAGAAGCAACAAACCAGCAATACCGGCATGGGGAACTACCTAAATGGCTTGCCGACCCGGTGCTGGCGGTTGCCGGTAATCCTGAAACCTATCAGGAGAAGGAATATTTGGTCGAAATTCTCTTGGCGCAGGTTCGCGAATACGATGTGTACGCTGAGGCCGGCTGTTGCAAATGGGCATACGACCATGAGGACATCGCCCGAACCTTGCGCTGGCTGGAGGAGGAAAAATGA
- a CDS encoding cysteine desulfurase family protein, whose amino-acid sequence MAIYLDCNATTPVEPSVTAIVTRFVERDFGNAASPIHDYGVFALTAVEHARRQVAQVVDARPDEVLFTSGATESNNLAILGLAQAGRLSGRRHIITTAIEHKAVLEPCEELASQGFDVEILPVGTDGRFDPQHLADALRLDTLLVSTMQANNETGVLQPLAAAAHILADHDAWWHVDAAQGFGKDFEPLRNRRINMISLSGHKIYGPKGIGALIARKIDKQFPPLRSLMFGGDQEQGLRPGTLPVPLIAGLGEAAKLAVRDHDERRAKCLTFRNRVRTALASLGAEQNGDDACTLPHVINVSLPGISSDMAINALKRIIAVSSTSACTSHTRLPSHVLMAMGRSPGQVESSIRLSWCHMTPDVDWNAVTDILSALRNKERSTP is encoded by the coding sequence CATCCACGACTACGGGGTCTTCGCCTTAACCGCGGTCGAGCACGCTCGTCGTCAGGTGGCCCAGGTGGTCGACGCGCGACCCGACGAGGTGCTCTTTACCAGCGGCGCCACGGAAAGCAACAATCTCGCCATTCTCGGCCTGGCGCAGGCAGGCAGGTTGAGCGGGCGCCGGCACATCATCACCACGGCCATCGAACACAAGGCGGTACTTGAGCCGTGCGAAGAGTTGGCGAGCCAAGGCTTTGATGTGGAGATCCTGCCGGTCGGAACGGACGGACGCTTCGACCCGCAGCATCTGGCTGATGCTCTTCGGCTCGACACCCTTCTCGTGTCGACCATGCAGGCCAACAATGAGACCGGGGTTTTGCAGCCGCTCGCGGCAGCGGCCCATATCCTTGCCGACCATGATGCCTGGTGGCACGTGGATGCGGCCCAGGGGTTCGGCAAGGACTTCGAGCCGTTACGCAATCGCCGCATCAATATGATCTCGCTCAGCGGACACAAGATCTATGGCCCCAAGGGCATCGGCGCGCTGATTGCGCGCAAGATCGACAAGCAGTTTCCCCCCTTGCGCTCCCTCATGTTCGGCGGAGACCAGGAGCAGGGGTTGAGACCGGGTACCCTGCCGGTCCCCCTCATCGCCGGGTTGGGCGAGGCAGCCAAACTGGCCGTACGGGACCATGACGAGCGCCGCGCCAAGTGCCTCACCTTCCGCAACAGGGTGCGCACTGCGCTTGCTTCGCTCGGAGCGGAACAAAATGGCGACGATGCCTGCACCTTACCGCATGTCATCAATGTTTCGCTGCCGGGCATCAGTTCGGATATGGCTATCAATGCGCTAAAGCGCATCATTGCCGTATCCAGCACCTCGGCCTGCACTTCCCACACACGCTTGCCAAGCCACGTGCTGATGGCGATGGGGCGTTCTCCCGGGCAGGTGGAGAGTTCGATACGCCTGTCCTGGTGCCACATGACGCCGGACGTGGACTGGAATGCGGTCACGGACATTCTAAGCGCACTGCGCAACAAGGAAAGGAGCACACCATGA